One genomic segment of Bombina bombina isolate aBomBom1 chromosome 4, aBomBom1.pri, whole genome shotgun sequence includes these proteins:
- the LOC128657531 gene encoding putative per-hexamer repeat protein 5, with translation MGKGTDTGTGTDMGAGTDMGAGTDTGTGTVTGIVTDTGTGTDMGTGTDKGTSTGTGIALGTVTGTGTDMGTGTGTGADMGTGTVTGTATDTYTGTDMGTGTSVGTGTDMGTGTNTVQIQTRVQVQSRVQVQSRVYVQTWVQVQTCV, from the coding sequence ATGGGTAAAGGTACAGACacgggtacaggtacagacatgggtGCCGGTACAGACATGGGTGCAGGTACAGACACGGGTACAGGCACAGTCACGGGTATAGTTACAGACacgggtacaggtacagacatgggtACAGGTACAGATAAGGGTACAAGTACAGGCACGGGTATTGCTTTAGGCACAGTTacgggtacaggtacagacatgggtACAGGTACAGGCACGGGTGCAGACATGGGTACCGGTACAGTCACGGGTACAGCTACAGACACGTATACTGGTACAGACATGGGTACAGGCACAAGCGtgggtacaggtacagacatgggtACAGGTACAAACACGGTACAGATACAGACACGTGTACAGGTACAGTCACGGGTACAGGTACAGTCACGGGTGTATGTACAGAcatgggtacaggtacagacatgtGTATAG